A part of Schistosoma mansoni strain Puerto Rico chromosome W, complete genome genomic DNA contains:
- a CDS encoding putative cullin has protein sequence MQYALQKLAEEEARAVRYLETQPEFNSIPKLMKVCLKTFVVDYMDHILSEVPRLLHEEDTNQLRLCYELVNRVPQEIDRLLVLLEEYIRQTGLKDIRTNAEIMLKDADKYVCRLLNLYVRFSRMVNDAFNNDPHFLTARDKAYQDIVNNTSVFVTEIPTSVCKMKSKTDKQGSESNRSSHNVCSMILKEVMNSWNEKYDILLKFTISTLNCLSLFIQNYHQIEINKKIILKHFGMPAEQINKLGRMFQDIKISHDLTSEFKEKYKISPQCSTSCISSNTPSLNLDIITIKILSGGAWLLRPQPQSSISLPAELEDFLPQIEDFYRQKHQGRSLLWQHHLSHGVLAYTSDHGRYEFEVTTYQLVVLYAWNRRYDQHLHLDCLLTSTGLQDVDLRRTLWSLCEHPKLEQQIVCYSPKVSSEKQFTAKTEFWLNLKFTNTKMGKVQNRRRINLIGRLQLTHEITNEEESMAIVELRQLRAQEGIIKLLKTRKRLHHNELYQELVDLLRFQFVPSKRLIKEVLEWLIDKHYVRRDNNDMNVFVYGT, from the exons GACCATATCCTCTCAGAAGTTCCAAGACTATTACATGAAGAAGATACAAACCAGTTAAGATTATGCTATGAACTAGTTAATCGTGTTCCACAGGAAATTGACCGTTTATTGGTCCTTCTGGAAGAATATATTCGACAAACAGGCTTGAAGGATATACGTACTAATGCAGAgattatgcttaaa GATGCAGACAAATATGTATGCCGTTTGTTAAATTTATACGTTCGTTTTTCACGTATGGTCAATGATGCGTTCAATAATGATCCACATTTTTTAACTGCACGTGACAAAGCTTATCAGGATATTGTAAATAATACATCCGTTTTTGTGACTGAAATTCCAACTTCTGTTTG taaaatgaaatcaaaaactGATAAACAGGGGAGTGAAAGTAATCGCAGTTCCCATAATGTATGTAGTATGATTCTAAAAGAAGTAATGAATTCGTGGAATGAAAAGTATGATATTCTTCTAAAGTTTACAAT AAGTACATTAAATTGTTTATCGCTTTTCATACAAAACTACCATCAAATTGaaatcaacaaaaaaataattttaaaacatt TTGGAATGCCAGCTGAACAAATTAATAAACTTGGTCGAATGTTTCAAGACATTAAAATATCACATGACCTTACTTCTGAATtcaaagaaaaatataaaatatctcCACAGTGTTCTACATCATGCATATCAAGTAATACACCATCGTTAAATTTAGACATCATAACAATTAAAATTTTGAGCGGTGGTGCCTGGCTTTTACGTCCTCAACCACAATCATCTATTTCATTACCAGCGGAGTTAGAAGATTTCCTTCCTCAG ATTGAAGATTTCTATCGTCAGAAACATCAAGGTCGAAGTCTTCTATGGCAACATCATTTATCGCACGGAGTACTGGCTTATACAAGTGATCATGGTCGTTATGAATTTGAAGTGACCACTTATCAGCTTGTTGTTTTATACGCTTGGAATAGAAGATATGATCAACACCTTCATTTAGATTGTTTGCTTACATCGACTGGATTACAAGATGTTGATCTTCGTCGAACATTATGG TCATTATGTGAACATCCTAAATTGGAACAACAGATTGTTTGTTATTCTCCTAAAGTAAGCTCTGAAAAACAATTCACTGCTAAGACAGAATTCTGGCTTAATTTGAAATTTACAAATAC AAAAATGGGCAAAGTTCAAAATCGACGAAGAATCAATCTGATCGGTCGTCTCCAATTAACTCATGAAATAACAAATGAAGAAGAAAGTATGGCTATTGTAGAATTGCGTCAACTACGTGCACAAGAGGGcataattaaactattaaaaacaCGTAAACGTTTACATCATAATGAATTATATCAAGAATTAGTTGATCTATTAAGATTTCAATTTGTTCCATCAAAACGATTAATTAAAGAAGTATTAGAATGGCTTATTGATAAACATTATGTTCGTCGTGATAATAACGATATGAATGTATTTGTATATGGTACTTGA